Proteins encoded together in one Miscanthus floridulus cultivar M001 chromosome 16, ASM1932011v1, whole genome shotgun sequence window:
- the LOC136513851 gene encoding subtilisin-chymotrypsin inhibitor-2B-like yields the protein MSSTATAAPECGGPKTSWPEVVGLSVEEAKKVILKDKPDADIVVLPTGSPVTMDYRPNRVRIFVDTVAQTPHVG from the coding sequence ATGAGCTCCACGGCGACGGCGGCACCGGAGTGCGGCGGCCCCAAGACGTCGTGGCCGGAGGTGGTCGGGCTCagcgtggaggaagccaagaaggtgaTCCTCAAGGACAAGCCCGATGCCGACATCGTCGTGCTGCCCACCGGCTCGCCTGTGACCATGGATTACCGCCCCAACCGCGTCCGCATCTTCGTCGACACCGTCGCCCAGACGCCCCATGTCGGCTGA